In Flavobacterium sp. CS20, a single window of DNA contains:
- a CDS encoding rhodanese-like domain-containing protein, with protein sequence MKHFKISLVLILLLSIGCKEKAKYSNITMIDSKEMKTMLKNDEVQLVDVRTVKEFNENYIEGAHNIVYDDNFDKKLDTLNKDKPIIVYCRSGRRSAKCAKILQKQGFSKIYDLKGGITQWMKEGNTIKK encoded by the coding sequence ATGAAACATTTTAAAATTAGCCTAGTTTTAATCCTTTTACTAAGCATAGGCTGTAAAGAAAAAGCCAAATACTCTAATATCACGATGATAGATAGTAAGGAAATGAAAACCATGCTCAAAAATGATGAAGTTCAGCTGGTTGACGTTAGAACCGTTAAAGAATTTAATGAAAATTATATCGAAGGGGCACACAATATTGTTTATGATGATAACTTCGACAAAAAGCTAGACACTTTAAACAAAGACAAACCCATTATCGTATATTGTCGCTCAGGAAGAAGAAGTGCAAAATGTGCTAAAATTCTTCAAAAACAAGGCTTTTCAAAAATCTATGACTTAAAAGGTGGTATTACGCAGTGGATGAAGGAAGGGAATACAATTAAAAAGTAA
- a CDS encoding YifB family Mg chelatase-like AAA ATPase, with product MLIKVYGSAVFGVEATNITVEVNVDSGIGYHLVGLPDNAIKESSFRIQAALKNIGLKFPGKKITVNMAPADLRKEGSAYDLTLALGILTASSQIKAPNIDEYIIMGELSLDGGLQPIKGALPIAIKAKEDGFKGFILPKQNAKEAAIVDGLEVYGVENITEVINFFDKGKTLEPTILNTREEFYKNLEHPKFDFSEVKGQESIKRCMEIAAAGGHNIIMIGPPGSGKTMLAKRLPSILPPMTLQEALETTKIHSVVGGVKENTGLMANRPFRSPHHTISDVALVGGGAYPQPGEISLSHNGVLFLDELPEFKRSVLEVMRQPLEDREVTISRAKFTVTYPSSFMLVASMNPSPGGYFNDPDAPVTSSPSEMQRYLSKISGPLLDRIDIHIEVTPMPFDKLSEERRGESSAEIRERVTKAREKQAERFKDIDYIHYNAQMDVKQIRKFCELDEASKTLLKTAMEKLNLSARAYDRILKVSRTIADLENEDNISNAHISEAIQYRSLDRDGWLG from the coding sequence ATGCTCATAAAAGTCTATGGCAGTGCTGTTTTTGGTGTTGAAGCCACCAATATCACAGTAGAAGTCAACGTGGATTCTGGCATCGGTTACCACTTGGTAGGTTTGCCTGATAATGCCATAAAAGAAAGTAGTTTTAGAATTCAAGCCGCATTGAAAAACATCGGTTTAAAATTCCCTGGCAAAAAAATAACGGTCAATATGGCACCAGCTGATTTGCGTAAAGAAGGCTCTGCTTATGATTTGACTTTAGCTCTGGGTATTCTTACCGCTTCATCACAAATCAAAGCACCAAACATTGACGAATATATCATTATGGGCGAATTGTCTCTCGATGGTGGTTTACAACCCATAAAAGGAGCTTTACCCATTGCCATCAAAGCCAAAGAAGATGGGTTTAAAGGTTTTATCTTACCAAAACAAAATGCTAAAGAAGCCGCTATTGTTGATGGTCTTGAAGTTTATGGTGTTGAAAACATCACTGAAGTCATCAACTTTTTTGATAAAGGTAAAACACTCGAACCAACCATTCTCAATACGAGAGAAGAATTCTATAAAAACTTAGAACATCCCAAATTTGATTTTTCAGAAGTTAAAGGTCAAGAATCCATAAAACGCTGTATGGAAATTGCAGCCGCTGGCGGTCATAATATCATTATGATTGGTCCGCCTGGTTCAGGCAAAACGATGCTCGCCAAACGGCTACCCAGTATTCTTCCACCTATGACACTTCAAGAAGCTCTTGAAACCACTAAAATCCATTCGGTAGTTGGTGGTGTAAAAGAAAACACAGGTTTAATGGCAAACCGACCTTTCCGAAGTCCACATCATACCATTAGCGATGTTGCTTTGGTTGGTGGCGGTGCTTATCCACAACCAGGTGAAATTTCTCTTTCGCATAATGGTGTCTTGTTTCTTGATGAACTCCCAGAATTTAAACGCTCAGTGTTGGAAGTGATGCGTCAACCTTTAGAAGATAGAGAAGTCACGATTTCTAGAGCAAAATTTACAGTAACATATCCGTCAAGTTTTATGTTAGTCGCCAGTATGAATCCGAGTCCTGGTGGTTATTTTAACGATCCTGATGCACCTGTTACTTCATCGCCATCCGAAATGCAACGCTATCTCAGCAAAATCAGTGGTCCACTACTCGACCGTATTGATATTCATATAGAAGTCACGCCGATGCCATTTGATAAACTCAGCGAAGAACGCCGAGGCGAAAGCAGTGCTGAAATTAGAGAACGCGTGACCAAAGCCCGCGAAAAACAAGCTGAACGATTTAAAGATATTGACTATATTCACTACAATGCCCAAATGGACGTCAAACAAATTAGAAAGTTTTGTGAGCTTGATGAAGCCTCAAAAACTTTGCTTAAAACCGCTATGGAAAAACTCAACCTATCTGCTCGTGCATATGATAGAATTCTTAAAGTCTCCAGAACCATAGCCGATTTAGAAAATGAAGATAATATTTCTAATGCACATATCAGTGAAGCAATTCAATACCGCAGTTTAGATAGAGATGGTTGGTTAGGTTGA
- a CDS encoding cold-shock protein has product MEGTVKFFNESKGYGFITNDETGKDIFVHVTGLNGESLEEGDQVEYTEEEGRKGMNATNVRIL; this is encoded by the coding sequence ATGGAAGGTACAGTTAAATTTTTTAATGAGTCTAAAGGTTATGGATTCATTACTAACGACGAAACCGGAAAGGACATATTTGTCCACGTTACAGGTCTTAATGGAGAATCTCTTGAAGAAGGAGATCAAGTTGAGTACACTGAAGAAGAAGGCAGAAAAGGTATGAACGCTACAAACGTTCGTATCCTCTAA
- a CDS encoding ABC transporter ATP-binding protein, whose amino-acid sequence MLTLKSVYFSYNKIFGLNNISFSIHSGDILGIIGQSGCGKTTLLKLIYGKLDADSGKLLWNGKTILGPSNQLTPGREDLKYVTQDFQLMPYTSVLDNITKPLSRQSMRQNISRARELLEVVGLKDYENTKVKNLSGGQKQRVALAQALAKKPKLLLLDEPFSHIDQFFKNELRRQLFSYLRNNHVTCVLSTHDKDDILAFCDEILVLKEGKIVDRDTPNRLYKNNNNPYVASLFGDFNQINPKHIWNKTKKEKNIIIYPHEIKLQKTTKSELDIINQYYMGHYFKIELSWKSHRLFVHTPKAIDLSQNYKLVFDKDEISNRLAINLS is encoded by the coding sequence ATGTTAACATTAAAATCTGTTTATTTTTCTTACAACAAAATTTTTGGGCTTAACAATATTTCTTTCAGTATTCATTCTGGGGATATTCTTGGTATTATTGGTCAAAGTGGTTGTGGTAAAACTACTTTACTCAAACTTATTTATGGAAAGCTTGATGCTGATAGTGGAAAATTATTATGGAATGGCAAAACAATATTAGGACCATCAAATCAATTAACTCCAGGAAGAGAAGATTTAAAGTACGTCACCCAAGATTTTCAATTGATGCCTTACACGAGTGTTTTAGATAATATCACAAAACCTTTATCTAGACAATCTATGCGTCAAAATATTTCTCGAGCGAGAGAATTGCTTGAAGTTGTAGGACTTAAGGATTACGAGAATACAAAAGTTAAAAATCTTAGTGGAGGTCAGAAACAACGCGTTGCCCTAGCTCAAGCATTAGCAAAAAAACCTAAGTTACTATTGTTAGATGAACCGTTTTCGCATATCGATCAATTTTTTAAAAATGAGTTAAGACGTCAATTGTTTAGCTATTTAAGAAATAATCATGTGACTTGTGTTTTGTCAACTCACGATAAAGATGACATCTTAGCCTTTTGTGATGAAATACTGGTTTTAAAAGAAGGAAAAATAGTCGATAGAGACACACCGAACAGGCTTTATAAAAACAATAATAATCCTTATGTGGCAAGTCTATTTGGAGACTTTAATCAAATTAACCCAAAACACATTTGGAATAAAACCAAAAAAGAAAAAAACATTATAATATATCCACACGAAATAAAACTCCAAAAAACTACAAAATCTGAATTAGATATTATCAATCAATACTATATGGGACATTATTTTAAAATTGAATTAAGTTGGAAATCGCATCGTTTATTTGTTCATACTCCTAAAGCTATAGACTTATCTCAAAATTATAAATTGGTGTTTGACAAAGATGAAATCTCAAATCGTTTAGCAATAAATTTGTCTTAG
- a CDS encoding T9SS-dependent M36 family metallopeptidase yields the protein MRNIILICALSIVSVFQAQNFETVIYSYLDQNSEEFNFNRSDLNDFIITNQAYSKSMDLYNVYVQQTHQNIPVINALGSFAINQNRVVNFNHSFVSNLSDFIETTTFSISAEDAVNSAIQSLGLDASLNLILKDNVSTIEFVFESENLSTENIPVKLVYAKAQNGKYRIAWDLSILPRDESHWWSMSVDANTGDILRQNDWMLSCNFNNYHFINKSNNTQDFENKENSTLSFVTDGSQYRAYPLGIESPNHGSRVLLNQPADYNASPFGWHDTDGVAGAEFTTTQGNNVLASEDRDGDNVSGYSPDGGANLNFDFPLGDLPAFMNEDATITNLFVWNNYVHDVWYNYGFDEGAGNFQETNYSSIGIGSDFVVADAQDGAGLNNANFGTPPEGSNPRMQMFLWSSSGSPSNPLTINSPSDIAGDIFGIQAGFGPGLTPTPITADLALIEDDNSSATSTDIHDACDIITNGANLNGKIVVIRRGICTFVEKIEKAQNNGAIAVIMVNNVLGNPITMGGNGNNINIPSIMISLGDGISLITKLQNSDNINATLVNNGPFQVDGDFDNGIVAHEYGHGISSRLTGGSTQANCLFNDEQMGEGWSDWIVLMMTMQPGDTPEKLRGYGTFAISQPTTGTGIRPFPYSTDFSVNPATYDLTNNPNLSIPHGVGFVWATMLWDLTWELIDQYGFDPDLVNGSGGNNIAIQLIVDGMKLQSCNPGFIDGRDAILQADMLANNGANQCFIWKVFANRGLGFSADQGSSLQRDDQIEAFDLPTNIILPCQTLTTQDYDQNSLKFYPNPTNDILNIKSLSETIGYANLKVFDVSGRLLINKPLDFNQSQELDVSQLKTGVYVVKIENSRVNISKKIIVN from the coding sequence ATGCGTAATATAATTTTAATCTGTGCTCTTTCGATTGTAAGTGTTTTTCAAGCACAAAATTTCGAAACTGTTATTTATAGTTATTTAGACCAAAATTCGGAAGAATTTAATTTTAACCGTTCCGATTTAAATGACTTTATCATCACCAATCAAGCCTACTCTAAGAGTATGGATTTGTATAACGTATATGTTCAGCAAACTCATCAAAATATCCCAGTAATCAATGCTTTAGGAAGTTTTGCTATCAATCAAAATCGGGTAGTTAATTTCAATCATTCTTTTGTATCTAATTTAAGCGATTTTATTGAAACAACCACCTTTAGTATTTCTGCTGAAGATGCTGTTAATTCAGCAATTCAAAGTTTAGGTTTAGATGCATCTTTAAATTTAATATTGAAAGACAATGTTTCGACAATTGAATTTGTTTTTGAATCAGAAAATCTTTCAACAGAAAATATTCCTGTCAAATTAGTTTATGCGAAAGCACAAAATGGTAAATATAGAATAGCTTGGGATTTAAGCATTTTACCACGAGATGAAAGCCATTGGTGGAGTATGTCAGTTGATGCTAACACTGGAGATATTTTAAGACAAAACGACTGGATGTTGAGTTGCAATTTCAATAATTATCACTTTATTAATAAATCTAATAACACACAAGATTTTGAAAATAAAGAAAATTCCACCCTAAGTTTTGTTACAGATGGATCTCAATATCGAGCTTACCCATTAGGCATAGAATCTCCTAATCACGGGAGCAGAGTTTTGCTTAATCAGCCAGCAGATTATAACGCATCACCTTTTGGTTGGCATGACACAGATGGTGTTGCAGGAGCAGAATTTACAACTACACAAGGCAACAATGTATTAGCTAGTGAGGACAGAGACGGCGATAATGTTTCAGGATATTCGCCTGATGGTGGTGCAAACTTAAATTTTGATTTTCCTTTAGGGGATTTGCCCGCTTTTATGAATGAAGATGCGACCATTACCAACTTATTTGTTTGGAATAATTATGTTCACGATGTTTGGTATAATTATGGTTTTGATGAAGGAGCAGGAAATTTTCAAGAAACCAATTACAGCAGTATAGGTATAGGTAGTGATTTTGTTGTAGCCGATGCACAAGATGGTGCAGGTTTAAATAATGCAAACTTCGGTACACCACCAGAAGGATCAAATCCAAGAATGCAAATGTTTTTATGGTCGTCATCAGGATCACCTAGCAATCCACTAACTATCAATTCGCCATCTGATATTGCTGGCGATATTTTTGGTATTCAAGCTGGATTTGGTCCAGGCTTGACACCAACACCGATAACAGCAGATTTAGCACTAATAGAAGATGACAATAGTAGTGCAACATCAACAGATATCCATGATGCTTGTGATATTATCACTAATGGAGCTAATCTCAATGGTAAAATTGTTGTGATAAGACGAGGGATTTGCACTTTTGTTGAAAAAATCGAAAAAGCACAAAATAATGGTGCTATTGCTGTTATAATGGTAAATAATGTGTTAGGGAATCCCATTACAATGGGTGGGAATGGGAATAACATTAATATTCCTTCAATAATGATTTCATTAGGAGATGGAATATCTCTTATTACCAAGCTTCAAAATAGCGATAATATTAATGCGACATTAGTCAATAATGGACCGTTTCAAGTTGATGGTGATTTTGATAATGGCATTGTAGCCCACGAATACGGTCATGGAATTTCAAGTAGGCTCACAGGCGGGTCAACTCAAGCTAATTGTTTGTTTAATGACGAACAAATGGGTGAAGGTTGGAGCGATTGGATTGTACTGATGATGACTATGCAACCTGGCGATACACCAGAAAAACTTAGAGGCTATGGCACATTTGCTATTAGCCAACCTACTACGGGAACTGGCATAAGACCTTTTCCATATTCTACTGACTTTTCAGTAAACCCAGCAACCTATGATTTAACTAATAATCCTAATCTTTCCATACCTCATGGTGTTGGCTTTGTATGGGCAACCATGCTTTGGGATTTAACTTGGGAATTGATAGATCAATATGGTTTTGACCCTGATTTAGTAAATGGAAGTGGCGGAAATAATATAGCTATTCAGTTGATTGTTGATGGTATGAAACTTCAAAGTTGTAATCCAGGTTTTATCGACGGACGAGATGCAATTTTACAGGCTGATATGCTTGCAAACAATGGGGCTAACCAATGTTTTATATGGAAAGTATTTGCAAACAGAGGCTTAGGTTTTAGTGCAGATCAAGGCTCATCCCTTCAAAGAGATGATCAAATAGAAGCTTTTGACTTACCAACAAATATTATTTTGCCTTGCCAAACGTTAACAACACAAGATTATGACCAAAATTCTTTAAAATTTTATCCAAATCCTACCAATGATATATTGAACATAAAAAGTCTTTCGGAAACAATTGGTTATGCTAACCTTAAGGTTTTTGATGTGAGTGGTAGATTGCTCATCAATAAACCTTTAGATTTCAACCAAAGTCAAGAGTTAGATGTTTCTCAACTCAAAACTGGTGTTTATGTCGTTAAAATAGAAAACTCTAGAGTAAATATTTCTAAAAAAATAATAGTAAATTAA
- a CDS encoding aspartate-semialdehyde dehydrogenase, protein MNIAVVGATGMVGRVMLKVLEERNFPVSRLLPVASERSVGKSIKFKGKEVNIISMDDALAQKPDIALFSAGGQTSLDWAPKFAKAGTTVIDNSSAWRMHENIKLVVPEINAHELTKNDKIIANPNCSTIQLVMALKPLHDAFKIKRVIVSTYQSITGTGVKAVKQLENEYQDAKGEMAYPYPIHKNALPHCDAFLDNDYTKEEMKLTHETKKILSDDRVNVVATAVRIPVVGGHSESVNLEFEKPFEMTEVREKLSNFNGITLQDNPSTNTYPMPIYAEGKDEVFVGRLRRDFSIKNGLNLWIVADNLRKGATTNAVQIAEYVEKNLLL, encoded by the coding sequence ATGAATATAGCAGTTGTAGGTGCTACCGGAATGGTTGGTCGAGTAATGCTTAAAGTTTTAGAAGAAAGAAACTTCCCAGTTTCAAGATTGTTGCCTGTCGCTTCAGAGCGTTCGGTTGGCAAATCCATAAAGTTTAAAGGAAAAGAGGTGAACATAATCAGTATGGATGATGCTTTAGCTCAAAAACCTGATATCGCTTTGTTTTCAGCTGGTGGACAAACCTCTTTAGATTGGGCGCCAAAATTTGCTAAGGCGGGCACAACCGTGATAGACAATTCTTCAGCTTGGCGGATGCACGAGAACATAAAACTTGTTGTGCCAGAAATCAACGCCCACGAGTTGACTAAAAATGATAAAATCATTGCAAACCCTAATTGCTCTACCATTCAGTTGGTTATGGCGCTTAAGCCACTGCACGATGCTTTTAAAATTAAACGCGTTATTGTTTCCACGTATCAATCTATTACTGGTACTGGCGTTAAAGCCGTAAAACAATTAGAAAACGAATATCAAGATGCAAAAGGTGAGATGGCTTATCCGTATCCCATTCATAAAAATGCTTTACCACATTGTGATGCGTTTTTAGACAACGATTATACCAAAGAAGAAATGAAACTCACTCATGAAACCAAAAAAATTCTTTCAGACGACAGGGTCAATGTTGTGGCTACAGCGGTAAGAATTCCAGTCGTTGGTGGACATTCAGAATCTGTCAATCTGGAGTTTGAAAAGCCTTTTGAAATGACTGAAGTCAGAGAAAAACTAAGTAATTTTAATGGTATTACACTTCAAGACAACCCGAGCACAAATACTTATCCTATGCCAATTTATGCGGAAGGTAAAGACGAGGTTTTTGTGGGACGCTTGAGACGGGATTTTAGTATTAAAAATGGTTTAAACCTTTGGATTGTTGCCGATAACTTGAGAAAAGGAGCGACAACCAATGCGGTTCAAATTGCAGAATACGTTGAGAAAAATTTGCTTTTGTAA
- a CDS encoding outer membrane beta-barrel protein: MKYFFSIVLVFSFLFSYSQNSFKISGIVKDSISQEVLISSTVYLERLKDSTMVSYSITDQNGYFEIEDFTKDTLLNLNVSYTGMKTYQQTINIKNSPIDIGTVFLNSTTDELDEVTVTANRSPIVFKKDTLEFNASSFKTRDGANLEALLKKLPGLKVDAGGNITVNGKPVQRILVNGKSFFGDDPKIATKNLPKSIIEKIQVVDTKTKQQEFTGEDGDAENKTINITIDEDKNKGIFSRLTLGGGTDGRYAMSGFGNYFKDKTRISVIAGSNNINSPGFSFDEVFDMMGNVRRVTSNSNGSFGINGINFGGNSGITKSDNVGVSYADEWPNNQELESSYFFGSNKTRNETSTRRENILPDRTFFTNSENASTNRSDSHRGTINYSIKPDTLTRISIRPNINISSGDNETSSFSESLNSDGEQINELNTENTSEFDNKTFSNNLSVSRKLKTKGAYASLRFRNTNTNSENNSFFNSIREIFGDNPNTEIQNQNIQNNSHRDEYSITGSYRNLLFDDLFYSLTYEYVSESEKSERNVFDFDENTGEFSSLNEDLSNAFTVRANKHIPKAGVRFDDDTLTVSVSGGLNRTELKTNNLIQDVNFNNDFNVFAYSGYIAYRFKNKSRLSSWFNNSTRIPSVSQLQPVTIQTNPLNITLGNPNLDASVVHNFSLSYRKYDFKTRSGYGFYSYYSYNEDQVVSVTTTDDNLVRTTTYTNLSGGQNANLNFYIDKSLKKSKNQNDRENITAGGNFSFIYNKNLGFSNAQNFRSESYRFSPSIDFRYEIEDLINIEPEFGITHNITTYNLQQSLDEEFTNLNFGMELTTYYYKNVTFGNDITFTKLGNISSDFDSDFLLWNVSLGYTFADEKAIVKFKVYDLLDQNINTQRTTGDDFIQDTNQLILEQYFMFSFTYKFSKFGGKDPSKSRRFN; the protein is encoded by the coding sequence ATGAAGTACTTTTTTTCTATTGTCTTAGTTTTTAGCTTTTTATTCTCGTATTCCCAAAATTCTTTTAAAATTAGTGGCATCGTAAAAGACAGTATAAGTCAAGAAGTGCTTATTTCTTCTACGGTTTATCTCGAACGCCTTAAAGATTCTACAATGGTGTCTTATTCTATTACAGACCAAAACGGTTATTTTGAAATTGAAGATTTTACCAAAGACACGCTACTCAATTTAAACGTGAGTTATACGGGCATGAAAACTTATCAGCAAACCATTAATATCAAAAATTCTCCTATTGATATTGGCACTGTTTTCTTAAACTCAACAACTGATGAGTTAGACGAAGTTACCGTGACAGCCAACCGCTCACCTATTGTTTTCAAAAAAGATACCTTAGAGTTTAATGCGTCTTCGTTTAAAACTCGCGACGGTGCAAACCTTGAAGCTTTACTTAAAAAATTACCAGGTCTTAAAGTTGATGCCGGTGGCAATATAACAGTAAACGGAAAACCAGTTCAACGTATTTTAGTCAACGGTAAATCCTTCTTTGGCGACGACCCGAAAATCGCCACAAAAAATTTACCTAAATCTATCATTGAAAAAATACAAGTAGTCGATACCAAAACCAAACAGCAAGAATTTACTGGCGAAGATGGCGATGCCGAAAACAAAACCATCAACATCACCATAGATGAAGACAAAAACAAAGGCATATTTTCAAGATTGACCCTTGGTGGTGGCACAGATGGTCGATATGCTATGAGCGGTTTTGGAAATTACTTTAAAGACAAAACACGCATCAGTGTTATAGCTGGCTCTAACAACATTAATAGTCCAGGGTTTAGCTTTGATGAAGTCTTTGATATGATGGGTAACGTGAGAAGAGTAACAAGCAATTCAAATGGAAGTTTTGGAATTAATGGAATAAATTTTGGGGGTAATAGTGGCATCACAAAATCTGATAATGTTGGCGTAAGCTATGCTGACGAATGGCCTAACAATCAAGAATTAGAATCGAGCTACTTTTTTGGTTCTAACAAAACCCGAAATGAAACTTCAACACGTCGAGAAAATATTTTGCCTGACAGAACCTTTTTTACCAATTCTGAAAATGCATCGACCAATCGTTCTGACTCTCATCGTGGAACTATTAACTACAGCATAAAACCAGACACCTTAACTCGAATTTCGATTAGACCCAACATCAATATTTCATCGGGAGATAATGAAACTTCTTCTTTTTCGGAATCTTTAAATAGTGACGGAGAGCAAATTAATGAACTCAATACAGAAAACACATCAGAATTTGACAATAAAACTTTCAGCAATAATCTATCTGTTTCTAGAAAATTAAAAACCAAAGGTGCTTACGCGTCTTTACGTTTTAGAAATACTAATACCAATTCAGAAAACAACAGCTTTTTTAACTCCATTAGAGAAATTTTTGGCGACAATCCCAATACTGAAATTCAAAATCAAAACATTCAAAACAACTCTCACCGTGATGAATACAGTATTACAGGAAGTTATAGAAACCTTTTGTTCGATGATTTATTCTACAGCTTGACTTATGAATATGTCAGCGAAAGTGAAAAATCTGAACGAAATGTGTTTGATTTTGATGAAAATACAGGAGAATTTTCAAGCTTAAATGAAGACTTGAGTAACGCATTTACAGTTAGGGCGAATAAGCATATTCCTAAAGCAGGAGTGCGTTTTGACGACGATACTTTAACGGTAAGTGTAAGTGGCGGACTTAACCGCACCGAACTCAAAACCAACAATTTAATTCAAGACGTCAACTTCAATAATGACTTCAATGTTTTTGCTTACAGCGGTTATATTGCTTATCGATTTAAAAACAAATCACGTCTATCCTCTTGGTTCAATAACTCGACTCGAATTCCAAGCGTAAGCCAATTGCAACCCGTTACTATCCAAACCAATCCGCTAAACATTACGTTAGGGAATCCAAACTTAGACGCCTCAGTAGTGCATAACTTTAGTTTAAGTTATAGAAAATATGATTTTAAAACCCGAAGTGGCTACGGTTTTTACTCATACTACAGTTATAATGAAGACCAAGTCGTTTCCGTAACCACAACTGACGACAATTTGGTCAGGACAACCACCTACACCAACCTCAGCGGTGGACAAAATGCCAATTTGAATTTTTATATTGACAAAAGCCTCAAAAAGTCTAAAAATCAAAACGACCGCGAAAACATTACAGCTGGTGGTAACTTCAGCTTTATTTACAACAAAAACCTCGGGTTTTCAAATGCCCAAAACTTTAGAAGCGAATCTTACAGATTTTCTCCATCAATCGATTTTAGATACGAAATTGAAGACCTCATCAATATTGAACCTGAGTTTGGAATCACGCACAATATCACCACATACAACCTTCAACAAAGCCTTGACGAAGAATTTACAAATCTTAATTTCGGGATGGAGTTAACAACCTATTACTATAAAAACGTCACCTTTGGCAACGACATCACCTTCACCAAACTCGGTAATATCAGTTCAGATTTTGACTCTGATTTTTTGTTGTGGAATGTCAGTCTTGGTTACACCTTTGCCGATGAAAAAGCCATCGTTAAATTTAAAGTTTACGACCTTTTAGACCAAAACATCAACACACAAAGAACCACAGGAGACGATTTTATACAAGACACCAATCAACTCATTTTAGAACAGTATTTTATGTTTAGCTTCACCTATAAGTTTAGCAAATTTGGTGGTAAAGACCCAAGTAAATCAAGGCGATTCAATTAA
- a CDS encoding CvpA family protein, with protein sequence MNLIDIIIGIILILGFYKGFKKGFVLELTALLGLILGIVGAFYLSKEHGLYIGQWLEWDDEYLRITTFLLSFIVIVIIVSLIGKLITKLIDFVALSFFNKLIGGLFGLLKFGLLLSILLLLFNVINEQVEMVSEETLEQSITYPVLNQFTDIIWPKLVEMSQEHQDVMNALP encoded by the coding sequence ATGAATCTGATAGACATTATCATCGGCATCATTCTTATTCTTGGTTTTTACAAAGGCTTTAAAAAAGGTTTTGTGTTAGAATTAACCGCTTTATTGGGTTTAATACTTGGCATTGTTGGTGCGTTTTATTTATCAAAAGAACATGGCTTATATATTGGGCAATGGCTAGAATGGGACGATGAATATTTAAGAATTACTACCTTTTTGCTAAGTTTTATAGTCATTGTTATCATTGTTTCTCTCATCGGTAAACTCATCACAAAACTTATTGATTTTGTGGCTTTAAGCTTTTTTAATAAACTGATAGGTGGTTTATTTGGTTTGCTTAAATTTGGTTTACTTTTAAGTATTTTGCTGTTACTTTTTAATGTGATCAACGAGCAAGTTGAAATGGTGTCTGAAGAGACTTTAGAGCAATCGATAACTTATCCTGTACTCAATCAATTTACGGATATCATTTGGCCTAAATTGGTAGAGATGAGTCAAGAACACCAAGATGTGATGAATGCATTGCCTTAA